A window of Ketobacter sp. MCCC 1A13808 contains these coding sequences:
- a CDS encoding YdiY family protein — MKKCLGLLSLVVVPLTAFADDEPPKLWEGDADLAYIQRSGNTSSTNLNFRSDVTRNGEDWRNIYKLQAANEFSEDERTAENYFASGKAEYILNEDSYLFGLLSYENDNFSGFEYEASAVFGYGRNFIKNDRHELSGDLGLGYRKTEFEDTGEIEDEAIIRVGALYTWKISETATFDEEFSSEIGEEKTVTKSFTRLKLKINGSLYATLAYEIERTSEVPPDKKNSDRKTLVGLNYSF, encoded by the coding sequence ATGAAAAAATGTTTAGGCCTGCTTTCTTTGGTCGTGGTGCCACTTACGGCGTTTGCGGACGATGAGCCGCCCAAGCTGTGGGAAGGGGATGCTGACCTGGCCTATATTCAACGGTCCGGTAATACCAGTAGCACCAATCTCAATTTCCGCAGTGATGTCACGCGTAATGGTGAAGACTGGCGCAATATATACAAACTCCAAGCAGCCAATGAATTTTCCGAGGATGAACGTACTGCAGAAAATTACTTTGCATCCGGTAAAGCGGAATACATTCTCAATGAGGATTCCTATCTGTTCGGGTTGTTGTCCTATGAGAACGACAATTTCAGCGGATTTGAATACGAGGCCTCTGCTGTTTTCGGTTATGGCCGAAATTTCATAAAGAACGATAGGCATGAATTATCCGGCGATCTCGGTCTTGGTTACAGAAAGACGGAATTCGAAGATACCGGTGAAATTGAGGACGAAGCGATTATTCGCGTAGGTGCACTTTACACCTGGAAAATAAGTGAAACAGCTACGTTCGATGAAGAATTCAGTAGCGAGATTGGCGAAGAGAAAACGGTGACTAAATCGTTTACCCGTTTAAAGTTAAAAATAAACGGAAGCCTTTACGCTACGCTTGCTTATGAAATCGAACGCACTTCTGAAGTGCCACCAGACAAAAAGAATTCCGACCGTAAGACCCTGGTGGGTTTGAACTACTCCTTCTAA